A genomic region of Candidatus Falkowbacteria bacterium contains the following coding sequences:
- a CDS encoding ABC transporter ATP-binding protein: protein MQPIIKVEHLNVIYNLGKSSEYRALSDINLEIYPEEFVIFFGPSGCGKSTLLYSISGLETNIQGNVIVDGKNIALFDKKEILKFHRTTIGMIFQAFYLIASLTVQKNVALPQIFINGDKKERTKRALDLLEYFGVGKQARKLPTELSGGQQQRVAIARSLVNDPAILMADEPVGNLDSKSSQDVMDMLKTLNEKEKKTIILVTHNPAFLSYAHRVFYLKDGHLIETRVNKNVHGVQIPVAENKPNISKELELLIQTFSSLSPNQIGNLLIPFKAKQIVAEALIGMTTEEIEKIEKKVENLLMTGVYDTESTFEFLDQSMEKGGADLDRRTARKLADKIKDIVGEIKRLETEENKIRMHIMPDAGSEVMEVRHYLLDEYNVDIKNFIVLEVLDRAIKERLDNVIDRDVFRKRINAPLRRGGAGINRRTAKKMGKRLELLILGKYK, encoded by the coding sequence ATGCAGCCAATAATCAAAGTAGAGCACTTAAACGTTATCTATAATCTGGGCAAGAGCAGCGAATACCGGGCTTTGTCTGATATAAACCTCGAGATTTATCCCGAAGAATTCGTGATATTTTTCGGTCCGTCCGGTTGCGGCAAGTCGACCCTGCTTTATTCCATCTCAGGCCTGGAGACCAATATCCAAGGCAATGTCATCGTTGATGGCAAGAATATCGCACTGTTTGATAAGAAGGAGATTCTGAAGTTCCACCGCACTACCATCGGCATGATTTTTCAGGCTTTTTACCTCATCGCTTCTTTGACAGTGCAAAAAAATGTCGCCTTGCCTCAGATTTTCATCAATGGCGACAAGAAAGAGCGCACCAAGCGCGCCCTGGATCTTCTCGAATATTTCGGTGTCGGCAAGCAGGCGCGCAAGTTGCCGACAGAGCTCTCGGGCGGTCAGCAGCAGCGCGTCGCGATTGCCCGGTCCCTGGTCAACGATCCAGCCATTCTGATGGCCGACGAACCTGTCGGCAACCTGGACTCCAAGTCCTCACAGGACGTAATGGACATGTTAAAGACGCTTAACGAGAAGGAAAAGAAAACCATTATCCTTGTCACTCATAACCCGGCATTTTTAAGCTATGCTCACCGCGTGTTTTACCTGAAGGATGGTCACCTGATCGAGACCAGAGTCAATAAGAACGTGCATGGCGTGCAGATACCGGTAGCTGAAAACAAGCCTAATATTTCCAAGGAATTAGAGCTGCTTATACAGACGTTTTCCAGCTTGTCGCCGAATCAGATCGGTAATTTGCTGATTCCGTTCAAGGCCAAGCAGATTGTCGCCGAAGCCTTGATCGGCATGACGACCGAAGAGATCGAGAAAATCGAGAAAAAAGTTGAGAATCTCCTGATGACCGGCGTTTACGACACCGAATCGACCTTTGAATTCCTTGACCAGAGCATGGAAAAAGGCGGAGCTGACCTCGACCGCCGCACCGCCAGAAAACTGGCCGACAAGATCAAGGATATCGTGGGTGAAATCAAACGACTCGAAACCGAAGAGAATAAGATAAGGATGCACATCATGCCAGACGCCGGCAGCGAGGTTATGGAAGTCAGACACTACTTGCTTGATGAGTATAATGTCGATATCAAGAACTTCATCGTGCTCGAGGTGCTCGACCGGGCCATCAAGGAACGCTTAGACAATGTCATCGATCGTGACGTCTTCCGCAAGCGCATCAATGCACCGTTGCGACGGGGCGGGGCTGGCATCAATCGCCGCACGGCCAAAAAAATGGGCAAGCGCTTAGAATTGTTGATCTTGGGCAAGTACAAGTAA
- a CDS encoding FtsX-like permease family protein, whose translation MKLRDTLSLSTRMFKTRKMRTFLTILGVGVGIGTVLFLVSLGYGLQNVVLSKITTADSLLSLDVTPGISSAINLSQDNVSSIGKMPHVSEVSPMANYSAQLTIEQLTGDGLVYAVNPSFFRLGGIIPQRGKVLQTDEVYEAVISSAAAKLFNLDADKVLGREIGLSLFMPKGTAQEGNEELGVIKRNEKYRIVGVIEDDTTSYVFIPMKTLSDLNISTYNQLKVKVEASQFTDAVRTAVIDQGFIVSSLSDTIEQANKIFSIVQIVLSLFGLVALIVSAIGMFNTMTIALLERINEIGIMRAIGASKMDILVLFLLESLMMGLLGGIMGITVGYLGGELANIGINILAKNFGGQSLNLFYRPAWFIAFIMVFSGCVGLLTGVYPARKAAKINPLDALRYK comes from the coding sequence ATGAAACTGCGCGACACATTATCACTGTCCACCAGAATGTTCAAAACTAGAAAGATGCGTACTTTCTTGACGATTTTGGGCGTGGGCGTCGGTATCGGAACCGTGCTTTTTCTGGTTTCGCTGGGCTACGGTTTGCAGAATGTGGTTTTGAGCAAAATTACTACAGCGGATTCGCTTTTGAGTTTGGATGTCACTCCTGGAATCTCGAGCGCGATCAACTTATCCCAGGATAATGTCAGTTCGATCGGCAAAATGCCTCATGTGTCCGAAGTCAGCCCGATGGCTAACTACTCGGCTCAGCTGACGATCGAGCAGCTTACCGGAGATGGTTTGGTCTATGCCGTAAATCCCTCCTTCTTTCGTCTGGGCGGCATCATTCCGCAACGCGGCAAAGTGCTGCAAACGGATGAGGTTTATGAGGCGGTCATCTCTTCGGCTGCGGCCAAGCTTTTCAACTTGGATGCCGACAAGGTCTTGGGCAGGGAAATCGGCTTGAGCCTTTTTATGCCCAAGGGTACGGCCCAAGAGGGCAACGAAGAGCTGGGCGTGATCAAACGCAATGAAAAATATCGCATCGTCGGCGTAATCGAAGATGATACCACTAGTTATGTGTTCATTCCGATGAAGACGCTGAGCGATTTGAATATTTCGACTTATAACCAACTGAAGGTCAAGGTTGAGGCTAGCCAATTTACGGACGCTGTCCGTACGGCGGTCATAGATCAGGGCTTTATCGTCTCCTCATTATCAGATACTATCGAGCAAGCCAACAAGATTTTCAGCATTGTTCAGATCGTGCTCTCATTGTTCGGTTTGGTTGCATTGATCGTTTCCGCCATCGGCATGTTTAACACCATGACTATCGCCTTGCTTGAGAGAATCAATGAGATCGGCATTATGCGCGCCATCGGCGCCTCAAAGATGGACATCTTAGTCCTGTTCTTGTTGGAGTCGCTCATGATGGGCCTGTTGGGTGGCATCATGGGCATAACTGTCGGCTATTTAGGCGGCGAATTAGCTAATATCGGTATCAATATTTTGGCCAAGAATTTCGGCGGCCAAAGCCTCAACCTATTCTACAGGCCGGCCTGGTTTATCG